The Strix aluco isolate bStrAlu1 chromosome Z, bStrAlu1.hap1, whole genome shotgun sequence genome contains a region encoding:
- the THAP1 gene encoding THAP domain-containing protein 1, producing MVQSCSAYRCRNRYDKEKPISFHKFPLTRPDLCKKWEAAVKRKNFKPTKYSSICSEHFTPDCFKRECNNKLLKENAVPTIFCYTEPSEKPEEFAEQPEDPLPPPPLPPPPPPPPPPPAAPVLPPSPSTPSFHLSQIDARFVDPSIGLLMPPLQTPSNLAVFCDHNYTVEDTVHQRKRIQQLEEQVEKLRKKLKTAQQRCRRQERQIEKLREIVQFQKEKDILAGKGYVILPNDYIEVVEVPA from the exons GTTTCCTCTTACACGACCTGATCTTTGCAAGAAATGGGAAGCTGCTGTTAAAAGGAAAAACTTCAAGCCAACCAAGTATAGCAGCATTTGTTCAGAACACTTTACTCCCGATTGCTTTAAAAGGGAGTGCAACAACaagcttctgaaagaaaatgccGTGCCCACAATATTTTGTTATACTGAACCCAGTGAAAAG cCTGAAGAATTTGCAGAGCAGCCGGAAGATCCACTACCACCTCCTCCattgccaccaccaccaccaccaccaccaccaccaccagcagctccagtactACCGCCATCTCCATCAACTCCTTCTTTTCATCTGTCTCAAATAGATGCCAGATTTGTAGATCCAAGTATTGGATTATTGATGCCTCCTCTCCAGACCCCTAGCAATCTTGCTGTTTTTTGTGATCACAACTATACCGTAGAGGATACAGTTCATCAGCGAAAAAGAATTCAGCAGCTGGAGGAACAAGTTGAAAAACTGCGGAAGAAGCTCAAGACAGCGCAACAGCGATGTCGGCGTCAGGAAAGACAAATTGAAAAACTGAGAGAGATTGttcagtttcagaaagaaaaagacatattGGCAGGAAAAGGCTATGTAATTCTGCCCAATGACTATATTGAAGTTGTAGAAGTACCTGCCTAG